The DNA window ACTAAGTTCAAGTCCTTAGCTATCTTGGTCGCGTTGACGCAGTAAGTCTTAAACTTCGGGAATGGGTTTGTGTTAACTGGGGAGTTAATAACGACTATGCCCTCGGACTTAAGCCCATTGGTGACGTCCACGAGCTTCAACAGCTCATAGTCAAGTATAACTACTATGTCTGGCTCTACAACGTTGCTGTGGACCTCTATAGGCTTATCTGATATCCTGGCGTAGACGCGAACCGGCGCGCCCCTCCTCTCGGCGCCGAACTCAGGTATGGCCTGCGCCCACTTGCCCTCAAAGAGGGCCGCCCTCGCTAGTATTGTGGCTGCTGTGACGGCTCCCTGGCCGCCCCTGCCGTGGAACCTAAGCTCTGTATACATCTCTCGCCCTAGCTGAGCCTGCGCACTGATCTTTTTAGCCGTTGTTGTTAACGCCCTGAGAGGAGCTCCACAGGAAACAGAGGGGTCTATTTAAGGGCGTGCTTGGCCTGGCCAGGAGGCACCCCTCTGTTTCCTATGAATATGTTAGCTGGCTCTGCTGGGGCGTACCGCTGTCCCTTCGGGACGGCTAAGGTTTGGGTAACAGAAATAAGATATTTTATAGTTAATTTTCATTTAAAAAACTAATTAGTACAGAGGATCTTTATACAAACGACATAATTATCTAATAGTAAGAAACGGGGCTATCCGTGCGTCAGTAACTATGGCCTCTCCAGGCGAAGCAGAGGGGTGGGGCTCACAGCTGAGCTCCACAGGAAACGAAGGGGTGTAAACTGGGGAGTAAACAATCAGTAGGTCCTCATTACATCATCGACCTTCACTGACTGTAGCTCCCGGAGCACCGGCAGACTGGCACCTACGGGAGTCAGGTGTCTTGCTCTGCCCCCCCTGTAGTAGTAGTGCCCGGGCATCAGCTCCCTCGTCAGCGAAAGCCTGAGCCTACCCCCCTCAGGCAAGGAGAAGCCGCACCTGGGGCACCTGTAGCCCTTGCCCTTCCCGGCGCTCTCCATCCTGGACCCGCACCTGGGGCACCTAGGAGCCACTTCAACGAACTCATCAGCCAGGCTCAGGACTGACATGAGCTCGGCTGAGACCGTGGGCCTTCCCCTTGGGGAGTACGGCCTGACGCCCCCAACCACCTCTATCACATCCCCTGGCCTTAGCAGCCCGGCGGCCCTGGCCAGCGGCCCCGAGTCCTCATAGAAGGCAATATCATAGACATCACCGTCGGCTGCCCTGGCCTCAACTATGACGTGGCCCCCAGGCAGCTTCAGGGGCCTCGAGCTCACAGTGACCTTCATAGAGACGGAGCGGTAAACCAGCGGCCTTAGCGGGGACGCGTGGACCCCGGTGTGCTGGTTTGACCTGTAAAGGACCGCGAAGTGGGGCCTCTCGCAGAGCGCCTCCTCAAACTTCCACAGCTCCTCAGCGTCCGTGCCCCTGAAGCCCGCGAGCACTGGGTCAGGCCCCCCGGGCGCGGCGCTAGTCAGCTCCTTATCAAGCTCTACGTTGTTCAGAGTCCCGTGGCTGAGGCCCTCAAGCTCTATTACCTTGGGTGAGCTTACGCACCTCCTTGTGCCCCATGCCTCGGGCCTCCTGTAGAAGGTCAGCTCAAACGTGTAGGGGTCACCAGGCGCCAGGGCGGCGAGGGAGGAGGCCGCCCCTATCACCCCCCTCCCGCCGCGCCACAGGGCCCTACCTCCCTCAAGGGCCTTCGTCGCCACGTCAAAGGTGACGACATCTGAGAGCGCCTTCCTGTAGAGCCACCTGAGCCTCTCCAACTCCCAGGGCCTCCCCACGTATACTACGACGCCGGGCGACTTGCCCGGGAGGGGAGGGCGGGGCTGTGTGTACTCCAGAGCCATTGACCACGCAAGCTCGAGGAGGTCCTGGGGGTCCCCATCATAGAGTAGCCTGAGGACCGTGGCGGCGTTGCCCCTGGTTCTCCACGGTATGTTTGGGTTAAGTCTGACGAGGAGGGGATAGTCGGCCAGCCTAACCTTACCCCTGAGCTCGGAAAGGACCAGCCCCGTGAGGTGCGTGGTGCAGCCGCCGTACTGGCTGTCAGTGTCGTCTATCGCAACACTGATCAGCTGCTCAGCCACGTCGATGCACCGCAGTACTGGGGCGCCGTCGCGCCGGCGTTATACACTTTAAAGGGCGCTTTAACGCTATAGCGACCTCCAGGAGCCTTAAGAAGGCCCCTCAACAAGCCGCAACTTCTTGTAAGGGTTACCAGCGCTTTTTACAGGCTAGGTTCGTGGATTTAACTTAATCAAGTAAAAATTCAAGGAGAGAGAAACAGAGAAGTTTAAAAGGTTTATACGAGGTTGCTCACTTGGTGCCTAGCTTGAGCAGGAGCAACTGGCTGGCCTTCGCGGCGCTCTCGCTTGGCATGATCGTCTACGGGCTGGCCGAGAGCTACGGGCCCGTCTCCGTGGCAAGCAACGTTGTGCCGAGCTCGCTCAGCTGGCTGGGCTACAGCCTGCCCTACATATTCGGGGGCGTGGGTGCACTGGTCGCAGGTGTAATTGCGGACTCCCTGGGGAGGAGAAAGGCCTTTCTGCTCACTTCCATTCTAATAATAGCTGGCCTTCTGTTCTACATACCCATCTACTTCCTCGATATGAGTAGCGGTCCGTTAGGCACGGCCCTGCTCATAGCCTCTATGGCGCTCGTGGGCATGGCAGCCATAGGTCTTGAGAGCCCAGTGCTCACAGCTATAGCTGAGAGCACGGACCCCACCTCAAGGAGCAAGTGGCTTGTCCTCGCGCCCAACTTCGGTAATCTAGGCGTGGCCCTGGCCTTCGTGCCCCTCCTAATATACGGCACCTCGGCGTCCGCGCTGCAGGAGAGGTTTGCGCTGCTGCTAATGTACGTCGCCCCAGTCGCCGCATTCATAATAGCCTGGCTCAAGTTCTCAGAGACGCTGCCATGGAAGGCTGTCAGGGAGAGAGTCATTAGTACCGAGGGCGCCTGGAAGGCAGTTGATGGCGGGGCCGCTGAGCCCGTGGTGCCCACAGCGGGCACCGGCCTAAGGTTTGCCACACTCCTTGCCCTCGGAATATCCCAGGACGTCGCCTTCGTCTACATAACCTACGGTGTCACGTACGCCTTCTTCGCCTCGTCGACGTTCGCGGGCATAGGTGTCACAACGCTCGTGCCCCTAATAGGGGGCTTTGTGATGACCGCTGTAGGCATCCTGGCCGCCTTCATGATAACGCCTAAGGTTGGAAGGAGGACCTTC is part of the Acidilobus sp. 7A genome and encodes:
- a CDS encoding 2-oxoacid:acceptor oxidoreductase family protein, translated to MYTELRFHGRGGQGAVTAATILARAALFEGKWAQAIPEFGAERRGAPVRVYARISDKPIEVHSNVVEPDIVVILDYELLKLVDVTNGLKSEGIVVINSPVNTNPFPKFKTYCVNATKIAKDLNLVVSGWPTVNTAMVGALAKASGIVSIDSVVRAIGEYFSSPHLAKANQEAAIRAFEETALC
- a CDS encoding tRNA(Ile)(2)-agmatinylcytidine synthase is translated as MAEQLISVAIDDTDSQYGGCTTHLTGLVLSELRGKVRLADYPLLVRLNPNIPWRTRGNAATVLRLLYDGDPQDLLELAWSMALEYTQPRPPLPGKSPGVVVYVGRPWELERLRWLYRKALSDVVTFDVATKALEGGRALWRGGRGVIGAASSLAALAPGDPYTFELTFYRRPEAWGTRRCVSSPKVIELEGLSHGTLNNVELDKELTSAAPGGPDPVLAGFRGTDAEELWKFEEALCERPHFAVLYRSNQHTGVHASPLRPLVYRSVSMKVTVSSRPLKLPGGHVIVEARAADGDVYDIAFYEDSGPLARAAGLLRPGDVIEVVGGVRPYSPRGRPTVSAELMSVLSLADEFVEVAPRCPRCGSRMESAGKGKGYRCPRCGFSLPEGGRLRLSLTRELMPGHYYYRGGRARHLTPVGASLPVLRELQSVKVDDVMRTY
- a CDS encoding MFS transporter, translated to MSRSNWLAFAALSLGMIVYGLAESYGPVSVASNVVPSSLSWLGYSLPYIFGGVGALVAGVIADSLGRRKAFLLTSILIIAGLLFYIPIYFLDMSSGPLGTALLIASMALVGMAAIGLESPVLTAIAESTDPTSRSKWLVLAPNFGNLGVALAFVPLLIYGTSASALQERFALLLMYVAPVAAFIIAWLKFSETLPWKAVRERVISTEGAWKAVDGGAAEPVVPTAGTGLRFATLLALGISQDVAFVYITYGVTYAFFASSTFAGIGVTTLVPLIGGFVMTAVGILAAFMITPKVGRRTFATLSFGLQFTLWALIATLIYISHTAFTAPLLAAFAIAFVSVELTWAARALLEPELFPTNKRGLYVSVIRAAVWITAGAITGALTLTSVGSNFAFAASVMSAVAALGVAGAVVWQRLGFETANRSLVGLDLHHVAPVTKAGQADPPGGRKENH